AAATTGCTGACTTTCATGGCCTTTTCTCTTGTCAATCAAGTGGGCATGGTATGGCAGGCCACAACCAATTCATTACACTAATAATTCGGACCTTTTTTCCTGCATGCAAATCACACCCCTAAAAtcatttgttatatatatatatacacacacacacactacagTGTCCATAATGCGTAACgagtaaatattaaaatgtaaaaagatattaatagtgtagataatattttaagttttttaaatttaataattatatcaaatctaaataaattaaattaaatagtcaGATCCAAGAATTTTGAGTCTGGAAATCATATCAGATCCAAGagattttaacattattttttaatttttaatttttgtaattgattatttagtttgatttactAGTGATTAagttttgagtgttttttttctatgagattgCTCTTTTTCATTCAACTCTATTTtggttatcaaataaaattgttgtttttttatgatattaacaagaatttatatttttattagtcattgtcctttttttataattatattattaaattaattaaatttatgaaaccaaattctaaattttcataaatcctctaaaaacaatatcataattgttttacatctaaaaaaattaacatgtccGGCGACATTGCGAAAACCAAACCGTTTgttgatgataatattaattCCATATTCTAGAAGCAACACGAGAGCCACATAGCATGCTCACCGGTCTCCTCCACCCCTTTAATCTTTTGTAGCACCATTCATTTATCATCGTCGCTTAACCACTTTTGTCTCTTTCTCCTTTCCAAATTGATATAAATGCTCAgtaggattttaaaaaaaattgttagtaAGATTGTTTTGGGTCAAGTTAGAAAATGcaaatattataaatgaattGATATCTTTCtcctattttatattaattttttttcacagtaTAGATAACCATTTTATACATAGaatgatttgtttattttaaatagttttaagaaACAATCCTTTATATTAAcctaatacattaaaaaaaataatttttcttagcGTATTAGGTTAACCTTGGAATTGATTAACAAAATAGAAGGTGAGATGCGCACATCAAAACCATCTGTTGCTGATGAAAGTTTGTGGGGTCAGCAGCGACGATATAATATTACGATGGTTGCATCAAGTTAATTTCCACTCCCAAGTCCACACATTTCCTCATCTTATTGGTCTAAAAATGCGAGGACAATTAAATTAAAGCCTCACATGTTTCAGATGtatttatcttaattaaattaacccCCTCCCCCAACCTCTATATATATACTCTCCATATTTCCATCGTCTCATCGGATCAAAGCATACACAAAACCATGGTGGAAACGGTAtgatatatatttgtgtgtgttaatttatcttttaatgcaTCGATCCTCTTAATTTGGCTATATATGTACAACTTCTTGATAATCTCTACAGCGGATTCTTCCATGTCAGAACATGTTTTGAGTTCTTCCAATCTTTCTGtctataaatttatcatgacgacgtttttttatgttttctattgGGATTAATCATGGTGCGGTCCTATATGAAATGCATGCACTAACTACTACTGTAACAGAAAGTCACAACGATGGAGATTAAGGTGGTTGACCTTGGATGCGAAAAATGCcacaagaaaatcaagagaGTACTGTGCGCTATCCCTCGtgagtctttctttttttatctttaagaaCAGTGCTAggtttgagttgtttttattaCCAAAGGAAGTGACTAAGTTTTGTGGAATTGATGATGTTAATTAACGAACAAGAGAAATCCAGAACCAGATATATGACAAGAAGGAAAACACAGTGACAATCACTGTGGTGTGTTGCTGTCCTgaaaagatcaagaaaaaaatatactgCAAAGGAGGTCGAACTGTCAAGTGCGTTAAGattccacctccaccaccaactCCACCAACAACTACACCACCAGCTTCACCACCAACTGTCATATGCGTTAAGATTCCACCTCCTGTCATATGCGTTAAGATTCCACCTCCACCAACAACTCCACCACCATGCACATGCACATGTTGTGAAAAATGCCGCCGAGGCCCATGTTGTCATCACTTTTGTACGCCAACAGTACCTCCATATTGTCCTGTACCTTGTAGAAGGGCGGTGTGTGATATATGGGAAGACGGTTGTTGTAGTTGCCGAAGTAGGGGTTACTCTGTGTGCAGAAGTTTATATGTTTATGAAGAGTACTATCCCCCGACATGCAAAATCATGTAAAGGGAAATCAAGTTCAGAAGACCGATGATTTGAGTCAACGTCCAACATCAAACATTGGATTCAAATCCAGTGGTCATGATGGACCTTAGTACTGTTGTTGTATTTATATGAgatgtataaatattattgtaggGTCACGTAAGTACTTACaattattgcaaataaaagcaaaaggtTCCATTTTCCATGTTGATGGTGATGGTGCTGGTGCGTGCACCTCCgtttctttcactttcaattgCTTTCTTCAATCCTTGAATATCATTTGATTGCTTCTGTGGTGAAACGTGATCATGCTTGTTTCCTGGAAATTAAAAATGGTGCAAGCTCAGCTATGCCTGATCCAAACGAGATAATGGAATTTGGATTATTATCTTATAATCTGGAGATTATCATTGGTTGACGTTATTTGAATCGGTTTATCCATATGATATAGTGAAAtttggattattattttataaattaggaTTGTACTTGGAGGGAAGAATTAATAATCCCTTTATCAACATATATAATAATCGAAGACCAATTTCCTTTTCATGATGTATAAATAGTTTTATATGAAGCCATGTAAAGCTCTCTTAATCTAGAGATTATCATTGGTTGACTTTATTTGACTCGTTTCTTTTCTATCCTCCTTTAcacattaattaattggtgGGGATGACAGAAGAAGAATGCTACCATGGGATAGGTTAGCGAGCTGTCAATGAAAATGTAAGGACGCAATGGAGATTTTGAAGGGGTTAATTATGGAAATCCCCATTGACTTGTACGGAAGGAATAGTTGTTAATTATACCCTATTGGTTCATTCATAAAATTCTTGATTTAAAGATGTCAAGttgaagcaaaaacaaaatattgatgtGACTAAATTCGTTTAATCAGACTATgttattaataatttgatttactCGGTCAATTCCTATTAAAACTTAACTGGGTCAACgtcattgttttaaataataaaacgacatgctttaataataataataataaatcaaccgcaattaacttgattatttagtttttagttggtttttccataaaataataataatatttatttttataatttatgcaaccctgtataaattttatttatttattttattttattattttcgtGTGTGTCAATTTTGGTCAGCAAATATGGGAGGCTTTACTACCCagtctttgttttttatgctatCTTATCCTTGTATAGTCCTAGGATTTTGTCCCTTTGGATGTTTTCTTCCAAAGTGCTATATATTATCTGTTTCAAAAAACCCCTCGATCTCCATCTATTCTCTCGTCATTTTTTTGCCGGATGAAATGCCAGAAACAACATCATTCGACCGTACTTTGTAAATGAtagttttcttataatattgtttttgttttaaaatatatatatatatatatatatatatatatatatatatatatatatatatatatatatatatatatatagtgcatCTCAGCATCTTCCTTCCATTCACTTTCCATttgctttctttaatttctgaCAGTAACTGATCGATGGCTTTTGTTTGTAAACATTATGAAGCTTCGCTGTCAGAATTTAGGTCATGCATGATCCATCTAGATAATGGAATGTGGACTGTCATGATCCCATCATTGTACTTGGCGATAAGAATGTAGGGAATTCTGACCAGTAATGTTCTGATATTTGTCCAttggaggctaagcacactgacacaatatttaacgtggttcggcaaaccgTCTACATCTACAGGAGAAGCCATTGATTATATAGGGAGAGAACAAGATTTACAACAATAGAGGAGGAGGAATCATCCCCTCTTTAGCAACTCTTAACCTCactctatttctttcttctcagtgctgcaatggcagctacTGCTGGCTGTCTTGGCAGCCCACTCTCCCCTACATTTCTCACATCTTTGGCTCTACTTTCCTCTCtcaactctctcattttgctctctaacttatgcctctatttataggcataaaTGAGAGAGCAAAATGCAAGAGAGGGGTGAGAATGTGAAGAGTGTAGAGAGAAAGTGaagggctgcaatggcagcagccttgctgccattgcagcagctgcaagtgcagcaatGAGAGCTGTGAgtagagtttgagtgaagtgatcctcctcctctatgtatttgttttgtatcctttctctaatctctaataaaatggactctctcccgtggatgtaggcggttttgccaaaccacgttaaatattgtgtcagtgtgcctTACCCTCctttgagcaactatcagtacaccaccggtccgcgcataGGGAGCTGGAATCCCCTAACAATTGGTATCAAAGCATATGGTTTAAGTGGTGTTTGAtattgctcaaaaatgaaagttgtccAAATTGTGTTTTGACTATACCATTGTGTAGAGGAGGACAAGATGAAGCCACTGTTGAAAACCGCGTCGAAATTGGACATCGGAATCATCCGCACGCGCCGGCGAGGAGACTGCCCATGCGCACAGACGCGCGTCACACGCGTCTTCTCCACCCGGATAAGCCGACCCGACCCGAATACCAGACGACCCGACCCACGTGCCAGACCCGGATAATGATGACGTCATCATGACACCAGCATACACAGTCAATATGCCATGTCAGCGtccagtcagcagacacgtcaACATAGTGGGACCCACCTGCCACGTCACCAGCCGCGAGCTGAGCTGGGCCGAGCCGAGTTGAGCTGAGCCGTTTTagagccgagccgagccgcgagccgagggaTAAGATTCTGTGAAGCAGAGTCTACGTGCAACcagatctgagattgaatctgggccgtttatcaggccagaattgttttgatcaaatcttagccgtctgaaatgcgatttggatgatttcagacttgtttccagctaatttgatcgtttcGAATGCAATGGTATGGTCCGATCATTAAGATTTGAGaccgaaagtggtggtggtgaattattaaagagagattgcccgatcaggaggcatccGATGGTCTTTATGGTggtcgatgaagatgaagaagaaggtgcatatgtttacccaat
The Populus nigra chromosome 3, ddPopNigr1.1, whole genome shotgun sequence genome window above contains:
- the LOC133688713 gene encoding protein PYRICULARIA ORYZAE RESISTANCE 21-like isoform X1 gives rise to the protein MVETKVTTMEIKVVDLGCEKCHKKIKRVLCAIPQIQNQIYDKKENTVTITVVCCCPEKIKKKIYCKGGRTVKCVKIPPPPPTPPTTTPPASPPTVICVKIPPPVICVKIPPPPTTPPPCTCTCCEKCRRGPCCHHFCTPTVPPYCPVPCRRAVCDIWEDGCCSCRSRGYSVCRSLYVYEEYYPPTCKIM
- the LOC133688713 gene encoding protein PYRICULARIA ORYZAE RESISTANCE 21-like isoform X3, which gives rise to MEIKVVDLGCEKCHKKIKRVLCAIPQIQNQIYDKKENTVTITVVCCCPEKIKKKIYCKGGRTVKCVKIPPPPPTPPTTTPPASPPTVICVKIPPPVICVKIPPPPTTPPPCTCTCCEKCRRGPCCHHFCTPTVPPYCPVPCRRAVCDIWEDGCCSCRSRGYSVCRSLYVYEEYYPPTCKIM
- the LOC133688713 gene encoding protein PYRICULARIA ORYZAE RESISTANCE 21-like isoform X4 — translated: MVIKVVDLGCEKCHKKIKRVLCAIPQIQNQIYDKKENTVTITVVCCCPEKIKKKIYCKGGRTVKCVKIPPPPPTPPTTTPPASPPTVICVKIPPPVICVKIPPPPTTPPPCTCTCCEKCRRGPCCHHFCTPTVPPYCPVPCRRAVCDIWEDGCCSCRSRGYSVCRSLYVYEEYYPPTCKIM